Proteins from one Podospora pseudoanserina strain CBS 124.78 chromosome 1, whole genome shotgun sequence genomic window:
- a CDS encoding hypothetical protein (EggNog:ENOG503P63E; COG:S) encodes MRATTASSQQPTRIHENHVTQACSFPTNKQPLKIPPFLEAYRVAIISFGAYSYFNRQLPPDLLYTSKTTQPPDFSPQAEIVTLQLINVFLLLAGLAVVCCFSKDRFVVKGYCTVVALADYGHIWSVYKGLGPEAFWEFGKWNDLVWGGVLASALLNLVRWGVVFDVFGRLKDGEEKVKTKYAGAGYEQNHSTI; translated from the exons ATGCGAGCAACAACTGCATCGTCCCAACAGCCAACCCGCATTCACGAAAATCATGTGACACAAGCctgctccttcccaaccaacaaacagcCGTTGAAGATTCCGCCATT CCTCGAAGCCTATCGCGTCGCCATAATCAGCTTTGGCGCCTACAGCTACTTCAACCGCCAACTTCCGCCTGACCTGCTCTACACCAGCAAGACCACCCAGCCCCCCGATTTCTCTCCGCAGGCCGAGATCGTCACCCTTCAGCTCATCaacgtcttcctcctcctcgccggctTGGCTGTCGTCTGCTGCTTCAGCAAGGACAGATTCGTGGTAAAGGGGTACTGCACCGTGGTCGCGTTGGCGGATTACGGCCACATTTGGTCCGTCTACAAGGGTTTGGGACCTGAAGCGTTTTGGGAATTTGGGAAGTGGAACGATctggtttggggaggggtacTGGCGTCGGCGTTATTGAACTTGGTGAGGtggggtgtggtgtttgatgtttttgggaggttgaaagatggggaggagaaggtgaagacAAAGTACGCTGGAGCTGGTTACGAGCAGAATCATTCGACGATATGA
- a CDS encoding hypothetical protein (EggNog:ENOG503P51P; COG:S) translates to MSEAITNQAREILGDLTTTFTAPEPCWTPAHHLDLNVGWLGQTCGPTDVQERHLLTPDDNRRPKNELSLLQLGILLARPRVPGYHSACTASATSQGWRLQFRIEADETFVGCCPSGFACHNQNGQTCISNARTATISTYQCESGSQINLAPMTLPNPTRSQAYIYAPMIQLAWKPSDLPPSQRPIVTSAPDEPSGGGGGGLSTGAIVGVAVGAAAVVIAIVIGTFLLWRMKRRGVARAGPDSKMEDAPTGPSTPPPGYPTTVTEEQTKYYYSGQPNQQWHPGMKEPQVTPYELGQSHAPVELSGARWDIDGRVEAPGPESRPTELETPQGTPPAGKPAVLHRSE, encoded by the exons ATGTCTGAAGCAATAACCAACCAAGCAAGAGAGATCCTCGGCGATCTCACCACGACCTTCACAGCTCCCGAACCCTGCTGGAcaccagcccaccacctcgacctcaACGTCGGCTGGCTAGGCCAGACATGCGGACCGACAGACGTCCAAGAACGCCATCTGCTAACCCCCGACGACAACAGGCGCCCCAAGAACGAACTCAGCCTTCTTCAGTTGGGGATTCTACTCGCCCGGCCTCGAGTACCCG GCTATCACTCCGCATGCACCGCCAGCGCCACCTCCCAGGGCTGGCGTCTCCAGTTCAGGATAGAGGCTGACGAGACTTTTGTCGGCTGCTGTCCATCCGGCTTCGCCTGCCACAACCAAAACGGCCAAACCTGCATCTCCAATGCCCGAACAGCCACTATTTCGACGTACCAATGCGAAAGCGGGAGCCAGATCAACCTCGCACCCATGAccctccccaatccaacAAGGTCTCAGGCGTACATCTACGCGCCCATGATCCAGCTCGCGTGGAAGCCCTCGGACCTCCCGCCGTCCCAGAGACCAATCGTTACGTCAGCCCCTGACGAGCcctccggcggcggcggcggcggcttgtCGACTGGAGCGATAGTCGGTGTGGCGGTTGGCGCTGCGGCGGTGGTCATCGCTATCGTAATTGGCACCTTTTTACTGTGGAGGATGAAGCGTCGCGGGGTTGCCCGCGCTGGGCCCGACTCAAAGATGGAGGACGCCCCCACGGGACCGAGTACGCCTCCGCCTGGATATCCCACCACCGTGACCGAAGAACAGACAAAGTACTATTACTCTGGCCAACCCAATCAGCAGTGGCACCCGGGGATGAAGGAACCCCAGGTCACGCCATACGAACTGGGACAGTCACATGCGCCGGTCGAACTGAGTGGTGCTCGGTGGGATATAGATGGCAGGGTGGAGGCCCCCGGCCCTGAGAGCAGACCGACAGAGCTAGAGACCCCGCAAGGGACTCCGCCAGCCGGGAAGCCTGCTGTGCTGCATCGATCGGAATGA
- a CDS encoding hypothetical protein (EggNog:ENOG503P185; COG:M), with product MEPLSILGAVAACTEIVSVITRVTTNLHSLKQRWSEGARSLQLLIAKLSTVRAALAQVKDWAELNASTSPNGDEMRDSLGVAMEGCQVFIEALDQDVAGLLGDSVVSRLKQLFIDSTIKEHEQRLDSQILALQVLLNAAYCQSLSEQNSLLRQTAARQVFQQIREDTSTVREQSTVRDTERSTIAGTEAAPVPSLRLGRIDSFPESTPDTVPLFGIHVRPPSRSHENSYPDSRDPTWQRPMPFEMLPYSPASSPVSPASDKSSNTSGFFSLGKAVSSTTSLSAETLSKSPPSTIRQRFGRLRLSSSSSSRANKEAATMSPKSQLSIRFPGELVATDMYLQSDGNHPPPKPIVAAQRGDHVEMASLIRRRADLDHPHKGTGRTPLAVACHCGHNDVVELLIAEGANIHSEDKRKLSPLHLAAANGHCHVMATLLDREADINVRGPHGKTPLRIACDHGQLDAIRFLAKLRAMVDSRDEAQKTPLHAASEAGDDEIAKLLLQLGANKDAKDSHMRTPLHSACISGRIAVVGTLLNAKADLEAQEEESLTPLATAARAGLKTVMDLLLQHKASPRTRSAGDFTPLHWASYNSHEEAVGLLIANKKTELDARSINGRSPLHVAAMGRSFGVIEKLVRAGASLEAECLEGNRPLHYACQYATHSEVALLLNAGAGCNVQNMTGETPLHIAVRTGNLRTARALVARGAHVDSLDNKAIRPLAIACQDGHAEIANFLLTSGAMVKGATDAPMCLAASGGHVQVIQALLQHGGAVREVDAQGWDPLRRAAFAGHSQAVASLLGNGARATNLGTLSSFSFASTATAEQRKRILDLLTMAIDTENAEYQRVTYLASSAMPLNVGQGNVTELPDDTRSRTNEQYVDQREGLTAPNPSPSPPVRPPPSPSRPPPAIPQILKTADGEHDLGNQEYYDERESTRPAPYFQPSPNPLTDSRNQQQQVPILHRFLPYRPPAPSQGLVPSYLSPYTPAPISPPDSQYYSGYTPSNYGGPASPSDALVSPPSSMRVSPPLPSSIMSTYTSSGVSAMSGTTSTYYPYPRPVVRDDGTLAAGSEALYQARTGTDGNRAELP from the exons ATGCCAGGTGTTTATCGAAGCGCTGGACCAGGACGTGGCGGGGTTACTGGGAGACTCGGTTGTGTCCCGCCTCAAACAGCTCTTCATCGACTCGACGATCAAGGAACACGAACAGCGTCTTGATTCACAAATCTTGGCGCTTCAGGTACTCCTCAATGCAGCATACTG CCAGAGCCTCTCAGAACAAAATAGCCTCCTCCGACAAACCGCGGCGCGCCAGGTTTTCCAACAGATCCGCGAAGACACCAGCACGGTCCGAGAGCAGTCCACAGTCAGGGATACCGAACGCTCAACTATTGCCGGAACCGAAGCGGCACCCGTGCCATCCTTAAGGTTGGGCAGGATTGATAGCTTCCCAGAAAGCACTCCCGACACTGTTCCCCTGTTCGGCATCCACGTCAGACCCCCGAGTCGCAGCCATGAGAACAGTTACCCGGATTCCCGAGACCCCACGTGGCAACGGCCCATGCCATTCGAGATGTTGCCATACAGTCCAGCTTCCTCGCCGGTGTCCCCTGCTAGCGACAAGAGCTCCAACACGAgcggcttcttctcccttgGGAAAGCCGTCTCTTCTACCACATCACTGTCGGCCGAGACTCTGTCCAAGTCACCACCTTCCACCATTCGCCAGCGATTTGGTCGATTAAGACTATCAAGTAGCAGCAGCTCCCGCGCTAACAAGGAGGCCGCGACAATGTCGCCAAAGTCTCAATTAAGTATCCGATTCCCCGGCGAGCTCGTAGCCACAGATATGTACCTCCAGTCCGACGGTaaccatccaccaccgaaGCCGATTGTTGCGGCTCAACGGGGTGACCATGTGGAAATGGCCTCGCTGAttcggaggagggcggaTCTGGACCACCCTCACAAGGGAACCGGAAGAACCCCTCTCGCCGTCGCCTGTCACTGCGGCCACAACGATGTTGTCGAGCTGTTGATTGCAGAAGGGGCCAACATACACTCCGAGGACAAACGAAAGCTTTCGCCCCTCCATCTGGCAGCTGCTAATGGCCATTGCCACGTCATGGCGACGCTTCTTGACCGAGAGGCGGACATTAATGTCCGTGGCCCCCACGGAAAAACGCCCCTGAGGATTGCCTGCGATCATGGGCAGCTCGATGCCATTCGCTTCCTGGCCAAGCTGCGAGCCATGGTCGACTCTCGTGATGAGGCCCAAAAAACACCACTTCATGCAGCCAGCGAggcgggtgatgatgagattgcCAAACTTCTGCTCCAACTAGGCGCCAACAAGGATGCGAAAGACTCACATATGAGAACTCCACTTCATTCTGCATGCATCTCTGGCCGTATCGCTGTGGTTGGGACTCTTCTCAACGCCAAAGCCGACCTCGAGGcccaggaagaggagagccTCACGCCTCTTGCAACAGCCGCAAGAGCAGGCCTCAAGACCGTGATGGATTTGCTTCTCCAGCACAAGGCATCCCCGAGGACACGAAGTGCTGGTGACTTCACCCCGTTGCACTGGGCTAGCTACAACAGTCACGAAGAGGCGGTCGGACTTCTGATCGCTAATAAGAAGACGGAGCTAGATGCTCGAAGCATTAACGGCCGCTCCCCGCTTCATGTTGCCGCTATGGGCAGGAGCTTCGGGGTCATTGAGAAGCTGGTCAGGGCAGGGGCATCCCTCGAAGCTGAGTGCCTTGAGGGCAATCGACCCCTACATTATGCATGTCAGTATGCAACACACAGTGAAGTAGCGCTCCTTCTCAACGCAGGGGCAGGCTGTAATGTGCAGAACATGACCGGCGAAACACCATTGCACATTGCTGTCCGCACGGGAAACCTCAGGACAGCCAGGGCCCTGGTCGCCCGTGGTGCTCATGTCGACTCGTTAGACAACAAGGCGATCAGACCTCTCGCCATCGCGTGTCAAGACGGGCATGCAGAGATTGCCAACTTCCTACTCACCAGTGGCGCCATGGTCAAGGGGGCTACGGATGCACCGATGTGTCTGGCAGCCAGTGGTGGCCACGTCCAAGTGATACAGGCGCTGCTTCAACATGGAGGCGCTGTGCGTGAGGTTGATGCACAAGGTTGGGACCCCCTAAGGCGAGCAGCTTTTGCAGGCCATTCCCAGGCTGTCGCCAGCCTGCTTGGAAATGGAGCGCGAGCCACCAATCTCGGCACGCTTTCCAGTTTCTCCTTTGCTTcgaccgccaccgccgagcAGCGCAAACGCATCTTGGATCTGCTCACCATGGCTATCGATACAGAGAATGCTGAGTATCAGCGCGTAACATATCTCGCTAGCTCAGCCATGCCTCTCAATGTCGGACAAGGAAATGTGACCGAACTGCCCGACGACACGCGCAGCAGGACAAACGAGCAGTATGTAGACCAAAGAGAAGGGTTAACTGCGCCAAACCCGTCTCCATCGCCACCAGTGAGGCCGccaccttccccttccagaccaccacccgcaaTCCCACAAATCCTCAAAACCGCAGACGGAGAACACGACTTGGGGAACCAAGAATACTACGATGAACGAGAGTCGACACGTCCAGCGCCGTATTTTCAACCGTCGCCTAATCCCCTTACTGATTCGCgcaaccaacagcaacaagtcCCCATTCTTCATCGATTTCTCCCGTACCGACCACCGGCGCCTTCCCAGGGGCTGGTGCCATCATATTTGAGCCCATACACCCCTGCCCCCATCTCACCGCCAGACTCCCAATACTACAGCGGATACACCCCATCGAACTATGGCGGCCCTGCCTCGCCGTCGGACGCATTGGTATCACCCCCTTCCAGTATGAGGGTTTCGCCCCCGCTACCAAGCAGCATCATGTCAACGTACACCTCATCAGGTGTCAGTGCGATGAGTGGGACGACATCCACATATTATCCCTATCCAAGGCCTGTCGTGAGAGACGATGGAACCCTGGCTGCAGGGTCGGAAGCGCTGTACCAAGCGAGGACGGGAACAGACGGGAATCGGGCAGAGCTACCATAA